A part of Bacillus horti genomic DNA contains:
- a CDS encoding acyl-CoA dehydrogenase: MEFRFTEEQSMLRTMVKEFAQKEIEPMTQEMDETDQFPRQTVDKMAELGLLGIPIPENYGGAGAGFVAYISAIHELAKVSATIGVILSVHTSVGTNPILYFGSEEQKQKYVPKLASGEYLGAFALTESQAGSDASNLKTSASKQNNEYVLNGSKIFITNAGEADVYITFAVTDPSKGSKGISAFIVEKNTPGMHIGKKEKKMGLHGSNTAEIIFDQARVPAENLLGEEGMGLSIALANLDAGRIGIAAQALGLAEHALDIALAYAKERKQFGRPIGTLQGLSFKLADMATEIEAAKLLTYRAAFLHEQGLPCGKEASMAKLLSSDVAMKVTTEAIQVLGGYGYTKEYVVERLFRDAKVTQIYEGTNQIQRIVIGKHLLP, translated from the coding sequence ATGGAATTTCGCTTTACAGAAGAACAGAGCATGCTAAGAACAATGGTTAAGGAATTTGCCCAAAAAGAAATTGAACCTATGACACAGGAAATGGATGAGACAGATCAATTTCCGCGTCAAACGGTGGATAAAATGGCGGAGCTGGGCTTACTAGGCATCCCTATCCCAGAAAACTATGGCGGAGCAGGTGCAGGATTTGTTGCTTATATTAGTGCCATTCACGAGCTAGCGAAGGTGAGTGCCACAATTGGAGTTATTTTATCTGTTCATACATCGGTAGGAACAAATCCAATTCTTTACTTTGGCTCGGAGGAGCAGAAGCAAAAGTATGTGCCAAAGCTAGCTAGCGGAGAATATCTTGGAGCGTTTGCCCTCACTGAGTCCCAAGCAGGCTCCGATGCATCTAATCTGAAAACGTCAGCATCCAAGCAGAATAATGAGTATGTTCTCAACGGCTCAAAAATTTTTATCACAAACGCAGGTGAGGCAGATGTCTATATTACGTTTGCTGTGACAGACCCTAGCAAGGGTTCAAAGGGAATATCGGCATTTATAGTGGAAAAAAATACACCGGGAATGCACATCGGTAAAAAGGAAAAAAAGATGGGTCTTCACGGCTCCAATACAGCAGAGATTATATTTGATCAAGCTCGAGTTCCTGCTGAAAATCTTTTGGGTGAGGAAGGCATGGGTTTAAGCATTGCTCTAGCGAATTTGGATGCAGGGCGGATTGGAATTGCCGCCCAGGCGTTGGGGTTAGCTGAGCATGCGCTCGACATCGCACTCGCTTACGCTAAGGAGCGCAAGCAGTTCGGACGTCCAATTGGTACGCTACAAGGCCTATCCTTTAAGCTAGCCGATATGGCGACAGAGATTGAAGCGGCTAAGCTTTTAACGTATCGTGCTGCTTTTTTACATGAGCAAGGGCTTCCCTGTGGAAAAGAAGCTTCCATGGCTAAGCTCCTTAGCTCGGATGTGGCGATGAAGGTGACCACTGAAGCGATCCAAGTTCTTGGTGGGTACGGATATACGAAGGAATACGTTGTAGAAAGACTGTTTAGAGACGCAAAGGTGACACAGATTTACGAGGGGACGAATCAGATCCAACGGATTGTGATTGGTAAGCATCTGTTACCTTAA
- a CDS encoding acyl-CoA dehydrogenase produces the protein MNFQLSDEHQMIRKMVRDFAEKEVAPTAAIRDEEERFDRRLFDLMGELGLTGIPWEEQYGGIDSDYLSYCIAVEELSRVCASTGVTLSAHVSLASWPIYKFGTEEQKERFLRPLAEGTKLGAYGLTESGSGSDAAAMKTTAVRQGEHYLLSGNKIFITNAGDAEIYVVFAVTNPELKHKGITAFILEKGMEGFSFGKKEKKLGIRSSPTLEIIFDQVKVPVENRLGEEGEGFKIAMMTLDGGRNGISAQAVGIAQGALDHALAYAKERKQFGKPIAQQQGLQFMLADMATKVEAARLLTYQAAWLEGEGLPYGKASAMSKLFAGDIAMEVTTDAVQIFGGYGYTREYPVERFMRDAKITQIYEGTNEIQRLVISKYLLT, from the coding sequence ATGAACTTTCAATTATCCGATGAGCATCAAATGATTAGAAAGATGGTTAGAGATTTTGCCGAAAAAGAGGTTGCCCCAACGGCAGCTATAAGAGATGAAGAGGAACGCTTTGATCGCCGACTTTTTGATCTGATGGGTGAGCTCGGGCTGACAGGTATTCCTTGGGAGGAGCAGTACGGAGGCATAGATTCCGATTATCTAAGCTACTGTATAGCCGTAGAAGAGCTTTCTCGTGTATGTGCTTCGACAGGTGTCACACTTTCTGCTCATGTGTCACTAGCTAGCTGGCCCATCTATAAATTTGGGACCGAAGAGCAAAAGGAAAGGTTCCTGCGTCCCCTAGCAGAGGGTACAAAGCTAGGAGCATACGGATTAACAGAGTCTGGTTCAGGCTCTGATGCAGCGGCCATGAAAACAACGGCTGTTCGTCAGGGAGAGCATTATCTGTTAAGTGGAAATAAAATTTTCATCACAAACGCAGGGGATGCGGAGATTTATGTTGTATTTGCTGTAACGAATCCTGAGCTAAAGCACAAAGGGATTACGGCCTTTATCCTAGAGAAGGGGATGGAGGGCTTTAGCTTTGGTAAGAAGGAAAAGAAGCTAGGTATTCGCTCCTCCCCAACCCTTGAGATTATTTTTGATCAAGTCAAGGTGCCTGTGGAAAACCGTCTTGGAGAAGAAGGAGAAGGCTTCAAGATAGCCATGATGACACTAGATGGAGGGCGTAATGGGATATCTGCTCAAGCAGTAGGTATCGCCCAGGGAGCCTTAGATCACGCCTTAGCGTATGCCAAGGAAAGGAAGCAGTTTGGTAAACCTATTGCTCAGCAGCAGGGACTGCAATTTATGCTTGCCGATATGGCTACAAAGGTAGAAGCGGCCCGCCTACTAACCTATCAAGCGGCTTGGCTTGAAGGAGAAGGCTTGCCCTATGGAAAAGCATCGGCTATGAGTAAGCTATTCGCAGGAGATATCGCTATGGAAGTAACCACAGACGCAGTACAAATTTTTGGTGGATACGGCTATACACGAGAATACCCAGTTGAACGATTTATGCGTGACGCTAAAATTACACAAATCTACGAGGGAACAAATGAGATTCAGCGCCTAGTGATTTCAAAGTACCTATTAACGTAA
- the meaB gene encoding methylmalonyl Co-A mutase-associated GTPase MeaB — translation MHELTKGILAKNVRALARAISYIEDQHPDRLTLLKELYPHTKKAYKLGLTGPPGAGKSSIVNELLTYLRKQDMTVGVLAVDPTSPFTGGALLGDRVRMANHFTDPGVFIRSMGTRGSLGGLARATKEAIHALDAFGLDVIIVETVGVGQAELDIMKFADSTAVLLTPNGGDSVQAFKAGIMEVADFYVINKADLPGTDKLKAEIEQMLDIAKHDSEWRPPVIKTVSTQRQGIDQLWLTCNQHRAFLRDTNEGIGRNRRRAEAEVRELLHHHFSIIIEDKLKDASLLAHFDQLKQGEQSPYDLAEKLIAKWGMQD, via the coding sequence ATGCATGAGTTAACTAAAGGAATACTAGCAAAAAATGTTCGAGCGTTAGCTCGTGCCATATCCTATATCGAAGATCAGCACCCAGATCGCTTAACATTGCTTAAAGAGCTATATCCCCATACGAAAAAAGCTTACAAACTCGGTCTAACAGGTCCGCCTGGCGCGGGCAAAAGCTCTATAGTCAACGAACTGCTCACTTATCTAAGGAAGCAGGATATGACGGTAGGTGTATTAGCTGTTGATCCAACAAGTCCTTTTACTGGTGGAGCATTGCTCGGAGACAGAGTAAGAATGGCTAATCATTTTACTGATCCAGGTGTCTTTATTCGTAGCATGGGTACAAGAGGTAGCCTAGGAGGGCTAGCACGAGCTACGAAGGAAGCGATTCATGCCCTAGATGCGTTTGGTTTAGACGTTATTATCGTAGAGACCGTTGGAGTAGGTCAAGCGGAGTTAGATATTATGAAGTTTGCCGATTCTACAGCTGTATTATTAACCCCTAATGGTGGGGACAGTGTTCAAGCGTTTAAAGCGGGAATTATGGAAGTTGCCGATTTCTACGTGATTAACAAGGCAGACTTACCAGGAACGGATAAGCTAAAAGCAGAAATTGAACAGATGCTTGATATCGCTAAGCATGATTCAGAGTGGCGGCCACCTGTCATTAAAACAGTCAGTACACAAAGGCAGGGAATTGATCAGCTTTGGTTAACCTGTAATCAGCATCGAGCCTTTTTGCGAGATACGAATGAAGGAATTGGACGTAACAGGCGAAGAGCAGAGGCTGAAGTGAGGGAGTTGCTTCACCATCATTTCTCCATAATCATAGAGGATAAATTGAAGGATGCAAGCCTACTAGCTCATTTTGATCAGCTTAAACAAGGGGAGCAAAGTCCATATGATCTAGCGGAGAAGCTTATAGCCAAGTGGGGGATGCAGGATTAG